A DNA window from Leptospira weilii contains the following coding sequences:
- a CDS encoding PrsW family glutamic-type intramembrane protease — protein MLLYLKLEGLLIAFLKFGTAVSAAGFYWFFYRNTYYHPNRKSFDFSAIFCGILTVGLAIFPEIFVKQYIDENSYFERAFQGSSLLEEIPKLIVILWYFKGLKTVYNTSDGIYFGLTLGASFGLLENFLYAPILDFWPLFLRAVTSLPIHTFTGGIYGFAAMEYYHSRPSSFDFLGVLYSLFGCFLLHGTFNYILLINGNFMILLPFILAAGFFVLEYLLTISQNILPIEVLQAIGLFSDDYQVISRFTRYDSWMRSSQSRNQKADPIPLFRQLSKGKIFVSVFLLLIPSLLYSIYLNFPEKIPLLLGGIRTSEFIGLFLIYPIWLSILILFRGIFNPKFFRERVLKIPLFIAVSIVQEEREYYSLAYSLSRKGFYSPIEKTLNIGDRVYVTFYVAGREFPGILAIPVWLNVREGDPEFASGAVFIFVNPPWKLLFWRSLVRVKQQFQNLIHQIAHPVGSSHSV, from the coding sequence ATGCTCCTTTACTTAAAATTGGAAGGACTCTTAATCGCCTTTTTGAAGTTCGGCACGGCAGTATCTGCCGCCGGATTTTATTGGTTTTTTTATCGCAACACGTACTACCATCCGAATCGAAAGAGTTTCGATTTCTCGGCGATCTTCTGCGGAATTTTAACCGTGGGTTTGGCAATCTTTCCGGAAATATTCGTAAAACAGTATATAGACGAAAACTCTTATTTCGAAAGAGCCTTCCAAGGTAGTTCTCTTTTGGAGGAAATTCCGAAACTGATCGTCATCCTTTGGTATTTCAAAGGACTGAAAACGGTTTATAACACTTCCGACGGAATCTATTTCGGGCTTACATTAGGCGCTTCTTTCGGACTTCTGGAGAATTTTCTCTACGCTCCGATTTTGGACTTTTGGCCCTTGTTTTTAAGGGCGGTTACTTCCCTGCCGATTCATACGTTTACCGGAGGAATTTACGGTTTTGCGGCGATGGAATACTATCATTCCAGGCCCTCCTCGTTTGATTTTTTGGGAGTCCTTTATAGTCTGTTCGGATGCTTTTTGTTACACGGAACGTTTAATTATATTTTGCTTATAAACGGAAATTTTATGATTTTACTTCCGTTTATTCTTGCGGCGGGGTTTTTTGTTTTGGAATATTTACTCACAATTTCCCAAAATATTCTTCCGATCGAAGTTCTGCAGGCGATCGGATTGTTTAGCGACGATTATCAGGTGATTTCCAGATTCACCCGTTACGATTCGTGGATGCGTTCCAGTCAAAGTCGGAACCAAAAAGCCGATCCGATTCCTTTGTTTCGACAACTTTCCAAAGGAAAAATCTTCGTATCCGTTTTTCTTTTATTAATTCCATCTTTATTATATTCTATTTATTTAAATTTTCCGGAAAAAATCCCTCTTCTTCTCGGAGGAATTCGCACTTCCGAATTTATCGGACTTTTTTTGATTTATCCAATCTGGCTCAGTATTTTGATTCTTTTTAGGGGAATTTTCAATCCTAAATTCTTTCGGGAAAGGGTTCTCAAAATCCCCTTGTTTATCGCCGTATCTATCGTTCAAGAGGAAAGGGAATATTATTCCTTGGCGTATTCTCTTTCTAGGAAAGGATTTTATTCTCCGATCGAAAAGACGCTGAATATAGGAGATCGTGTTTACGTGACTTTTTACGTGGCGGGTAGGGAATTTCCTGGTATTCTTGCGATTCCCGTTTGGTTGAACGTGAGAGAAGGCGATCCTGAGTTTGCATCCGGCGCCGTTTTTATTTTCGTGAATCCGCCTTGGAAACTTCTTTTTTGGAGATCATTGGTGCGAGTGAAACAACAATTTCAGAATCTGATTCATCAAATTGCACATCCGGTCGGTTCATCTCACTCGGTTTAG
- a CDS encoding LruC domain-containing protein: MKKILILLIVSSALVIGCSHKKKGMLFPFLALLNQDTSAAGTKPETSAGTATASNGGAVVIVDNAGSGSNSNSTTLSNTGSHSSSNASNPSSNSQSSSSYSSGNDSSGSSNSSSGDSGSSSSTTGSGSNSNSSSGNDTNTNTGGSSDSSGSDVGSGSNNSGSESSTGNGTNASSGSSAGTDTSANSSSGSDTNTNTGGSSDSSGSDVGSGSNSGSGSSTGNGTNAGSGSSTGSDTNAGSGSSAGTDIGVNAGSSVTPTQEITGVITVNDQIGSIPFTYNTVQTIPLNLIVTDKQSKPISGATVIVSDNDGHILFQGISNNVGKVSGSITVETAVGQITLEITAGGESISNIINLINVVGINREIKYEILLPVVTVPVDSDKDGVPDILDAYPQDPTRSALIRIPAEGVSTVAYEDLYPSAGDADLNDYVLHIHNEEDLNTAGDVIRLRGTYQHVARGAGYKHTFFLKLPISIGATFSRKVVREDGKVVTELTTKTVSASDLNQGIQIHEESNKTTSNPNVNPGGVYKPGHIATIEIVFNSPVKKSALGIYPYDIFIKVTNTGKEIHFPGLYKNSNGTDKYLDSNNFPWAILVPGAWKYPYEGLDIRKETQTGYKEFNLWVASNGTSYKDWYKHITNQAKVFPVPDEDSELMGFLLHSVKKNAILVAILLISAGAIAAYILKRRTLSRV, from the coding sequence ATGAAGAAAATTCTAATATTATTGATTGTTTCGAGCGCTTTGGTTATCGGCTGTAGTCATAAAAAAAAAGGAATGTTATTTCCATTTTTGGCCTTATTGAATCAGGATACGAGTGCGGCGGGGACTAAACCCGAAACGAGCGCGGGAACCGCGACGGCTTCTAACGGAGGGGCGGTCGTAATTGTGGATAATGCAGGAAGTGGAAGTAATTCCAATTCTACTACACTTTCCAATACCGGCAGTCATTCTTCTTCGAATGCTTCCAATCCTTCTTCCAATTCTCAATCTTCATCGTCTTATTCGTCGGGAAACGATTCCTCCGGAAGTTCTAATTCTTCCTCCGGAGATTCTGGTAGTTCCAGTTCTACCACAGGATCCGGATCGAATAGTAATTCCTCTTCGGGAAATGATACAAATACGAATACGGGAGGAAGTTCCGATTCGTCCGGATCCGATGTTGGATCTGGTTCTAACAACAGTGGTTCCGAATCTTCTACAGGAAACGGTACAAATGCAAGCTCCGGTTCTTCTGCAGGAACGGATACAAGCGCAAACTCCTCTTCGGGAAGTGATACAAATACGAATACGGGAGGAAGTTCCGATTCGTCCGGATCCGATGTTGGATCTGGATCGAACAGTGGCTCCGGATCTTCTACGGGGAATGGTACAAATGCAGGTTCTGGATCTTCTACGGGGAGTGATACAAATGCAGGCTCCGGTTCTTCTGCAGGAACGGATATAGGCGTAAATGCGGGTTCTTCTGTAACTCCGACTCAGGAAATCACAGGTGTGATTACCGTAAACGACCAAATAGGCAGTATTCCTTTTACGTATAACACAGTGCAGACGATTCCTTTGAATTTAATCGTAACAGATAAACAATCCAAGCCGATCTCCGGGGCGACCGTAATCGTTTCCGATAACGACGGACATATTCTTTTTCAAGGAATTTCAAACAACGTAGGGAAAGTTTCCGGAAGTATTACCGTGGAAACTGCTGTAGGTCAGATCACACTTGAAATTACGGCAGGGGGAGAATCCATTTCCAACATAATCAATCTGATCAACGTAGTCGGAATCAATCGAGAAATTAAGTACGAGATCTTATTACCGGTTGTGACCGTTCCAGTTGACTCGGATAAAGACGGGGTTCCGGATATATTGGATGCGTATCCTCAGGATCCTACCCGCTCCGCTTTGATACGGATTCCTGCGGAAGGTGTAAGTACAGTAGCGTATGAGGATTTGTATCCGAGCGCAGGTGATGCGGACTTAAACGATTACGTCCTTCATATTCACAACGAAGAAGATTTGAATACTGCGGGAGATGTGATTCGTTTGAGAGGAACCTATCAACACGTAGCCCGAGGCGCCGGGTACAAACATACATTCTTTTTAAAACTTCCCATATCCATAGGAGCTACGTTTTCGAGAAAAGTGGTAAGGGAAGACGGTAAAGTAGTGACGGAGTTGACCACCAAAACTGTCTCCGCATCGGATCTCAATCAGGGAATTCAAATTCACGAAGAATCCAATAAAACTACATCGAATCCTAACGTAAATCCGGGCGGAGTCTACAAACCGGGACATATCGCCACGATCGAAATCGTATTCAACTCTCCGGTGAAAAAGTCGGCTCTTGGAATTTATCCGTACGATATTTTTATCAAAGTGACCAATACCGGGAAAGAAATTCACTTTCCGGGACTTTATAAAAATTCAAACGGAACGGATAAGTATTTAGATTCCAACAATTTTCCTTGGGCCATTTTGGTTCCGGGAGCTTGGAAATATCCATACGAGGGTTTGGATATTCGTAAGGAAACCCAAACGGGTTATAAAGAGTTTAACCTTTGGGTGGCTTCGAATGGCACGTCTTATAAAGATTGGTATAAACACATCACGAATCAAGCAAAAGTGTTTCCGGTTCCGGATGAAGATTCCGAACTGATGGGATTTTTGCTGCATTCCGTGAAAAAGAATGCAATCCTTGTAGCGATCTTACTGATAAGTGCAGGCGCAATAGCCGCGTATATTTTGAAAAGAAGAACTCTTTCCCGAGTTTAA
- a CDS encoding ubiquinone/menaquinone biosynthesis methyltransferase, protein MSEFQMPHVDTKAGFVRENFNKIANKYDQFNDWNSFLLHRIWKNQLVREIEENLSDRLHVMDLCCGTGDISVRLGNSLRVHHITCVDFSENMLEIAKTRLKKQIEKGRVSFEIGDATELKNFRDFQFDAVSIGFGLRNVDDLSKAVREILRILKPGGLFLNLDVGKVKNPWIRWIADFYFFKIVPILGYILWGGKNEMFDYLPVSSLAYPDQENLKSILEKLGFQEVRYKNFVFGNAVLHIAKKPL, encoded by the coding sequence ATGTCGGAATTTCAGATGCCTCATGTAGATACCAAAGCGGGTTTTGTTCGAGAGAACTTCAACAAGATCGCGAATAAATACGATCAATTCAACGATTGGAATAGTTTTCTGCTTCATCGGATTTGGAAAAATCAGCTGGTTCGTGAAATTGAAGAAAATCTTTCCGACCGTTTACATGTGATGGATCTTTGTTGTGGAACTGGAGATATTTCAGTGCGCTTGGGAAATTCTCTTCGGGTCCATCATATTACCTGTGTGGATTTTTCAGAAAACATGCTCGAAATCGCAAAAACTCGTCTGAAGAAGCAAATTGAAAAGGGTCGAGTCAGTTTCGAGATAGGAGATGCGACAGAACTCAAAAATTTTCGGGACTTTCAGTTTGATGCGGTTTCAATTGGTTTCGGTCTTCGCAACGTGGACGATCTTTCCAAAGCGGTTAGGGAAATTCTCAGAATTTTAAAACCGGGGGGATTGTTTCTCAATTTGGACGTGGGTAAGGTTAAAAATCCTTGGATTCGTTGGATCGCAGATTTTTATTTTTTTAAAATAGTTCCAATTCTCGGTTATATTCTTTGGGGCGGGAAAAACGAGATGTTTGATTATCTTCCAGTTTCTTCCCTTGCTTATCCGGATCAAGAAAATCTAAAGTCAATTCTTGAAAAACTGGGTTTTCAAGAGGTACGATATAAAAATTTTGTTTTCGGAAATGCCGTTTTGCATATCGCAAAGAAACCTCTTTGA
- a CDS encoding MotA/TolQ/ExbB proton channel family protein — MEVLFAKGGWVSILILIVSFVNLGLFIRVRTFLPILKKNILSRLQDNDPNENKLKSILEDSEEFFRREFFVPETMISWIRNLAGIATMLGLLGTVIGISVAFEEMKNAGTVSLEIFSEGIRLALNTTIQGLCVAIPSVLGFQYLKIILHKTEIELKSSIDNKNADAIKI; from the coding sequence GTGGAAGTTTTATTTGCAAAAGGAGGATGGGTTTCAATTCTCATTTTAATCGTAAGTTTCGTCAATCTTGGACTTTTTATCAGAGTTCGTACTTTTCTTCCGATCCTCAAAAAAAATATTCTTTCGAGACTCCAAGATAACGATCCAAACGAAAACAAACTAAAATCCATCCTCGAAGATTCAGAAGAATTTTTTCGGAGAGAATTTTTTGTTCCGGAAACGATGATTTCTTGGATTCGAAATCTCGCCGGAATCGCTACGATGCTCGGACTTCTCGGAACCGTAATCGGAATCTCGGTCGCTTTCGAAGAGATGAAAAACGCAGGCACGGTAAGTTTGGAAATTTTCTCCGAAGGAATTCGACTTGCCTTAAATACTACGATCCAAGGATTATGCGTGGCCATTCCTTCCGTTCTCGGGTTTCAATATCTCAAAATTATACTTCATAAAACGGAAATAGAACTCAAATCTTCGATCGACAACAAAAATGCCGATGCGATAAAAATCTAG
- a CDS encoding ExbD/TolR family protein: MKKNPQKRKNLLEGDDSPLDMTSMLDVVFILLIFVMVAMSFQKEVHSLPVVLPKAKAEIGRSGIKKEIFLLKSGNIRYAALDFTEADWKQIVSKGEFQNQVVWIYGDESVGYGKFVFVLNSLKSSNLKELHLAIKKE, translated from the coding sequence ATGAAAAAGAATCCGCAAAAAAGGAAAAACCTTTTAGAAGGAGACGACTCTCCTCTCGATATGACGAGTATGTTGGATGTGGTTTTTATTCTTTTAATTTTCGTTATGGTCGCAATGAGTTTCCAAAAAGAAGTTCATTCCTTACCCGTAGTTCTTCCTAAAGCAAAGGCGGAAATCGGCAGAAGCGGGATTAAAAAAGAGATCTTTCTTTTAAAAAGCGGAAATATACGTTATGCGGCGTTAGACTTTACGGAAGCCGATTGGAAACAGATCGTCTCCAAAGGAGAATTTCAAAATCAAGTCGTGTGGATTTACGGGGACGAAAGCGTCGGTTACGGAAAGTTCGTATTCGTATTGAACAGCTTGAAAAGTTCGAATCTGAAGGAACTTCATCTCGCGATCAAGAAAGAGTGA
- a CDS encoding nucleotide pyrophosphohydrolase, translating into MNENELSLSQAQKKVDEWISDFGVRYFSELTNLAILMEEVGEFARLVARKYGDQSFKKGEDPEGISKEVGDILFVLICLANQMEISLEDALRATLKKNTERDKSRHKENPKLRS; encoded by the coding sequence ATGAATGAAAACGAATTGTCTCTTAGCCAAGCTCAGAAAAAAGTAGACGAGTGGATTTCCGATTTCGGGGTTCGGTATTTTTCGGAACTCACGAATCTTGCGATTCTCATGGAAGAAGTGGGAGAATTTGCGAGGCTGGTGGCGAGAAAATACGGGGATCAATCTTTTAAAAAGGGAGAGGATCCGGAAGGAATTTCCAAGGAAGTGGGAGATATTCTTTTTGTACTGATATGTCTTGCGAACCAAATGGAAATTTCTCTGGAAGATGCATTACGCGCCACTTTGAAGAAAAACACTGAAAGAGATAAGAGTCGTCACAAAGAAAATCCGAAACTTCGGTCCTGA
- a CDS encoding DUF1574 domain-containing protein: MSAPKRQNLIPLFRKKLLTVPLLFFIFAFSLDRLLSSQWVRPYTEAGAEYYFYEIKDKVLAALIEEKSTAETDKKVLIFFGTSHMGEFSLDTIRKKRTDLIVYNFSAPSAPFSYHNYNFEKILSAGIKPDYAILEFYPDSMTDFCNRYPLRYSYDLSYFLRYANEFSTNDWDTFLRSRVFRTTVFPPRFKEAMARIKDPHSKDTMLKIRDLLMNESDKFKGGIPNVLLTNTPPEKLEEESEKYYNDVYRYIRISPVQRKFLFQFLETAEKNGVKVVLWSPLLYEGLEKRVKSAEFYPTWEKLHKQIISEFKNVYSLDMNDFRTEVKCRKYIDSHHLSGGCYPEPTAILIDRLDVQR, translated from the coding sequence ATGAGCGCTCCAAAACGACAGAACTTGATCCCTTTGTTTCGTAAAAAACTGTTAACGGTCCCGCTTTTATTTTTTATTTTCGCTTTTTCTTTGGATCGTCTTTTGTCCTCGCAGTGGGTAAGGCCCTACACCGAAGCCGGGGCGGAATATTACTTTTATGAAATAAAAGACAAAGTACTTGCAGCTTTAATCGAAGAGAAATCCACCGCGGAAACGGACAAAAAAGTTCTGATCTTTTTCGGAACTTCTCACATGGGAGAATTTTCTCTCGATACGATCCGCAAAAAAAGAACGGATCTGATCGTGTATAATTTTTCCGCTCCCTCGGCTCCTTTTTCGTATCATAACTATAATTTTGAAAAGATACTTTCCGCGGGAATAAAACCGGACTACGCGATTTTGGAATTCTATCCCGATTCTATGACCGATTTTTGTAATCGTTATCCCCTGCGTTATTCTTACGATCTTTCCTATTTTCTACGTTATGCGAACGAGTTTTCTACAAACGATTGGGACACGTTTTTGAGATCCAGAGTTTTTAGAACCACTGTGTTCCCTCCGAGGTTCAAGGAAGCGATGGCAAGGATCAAAGATCCGCATTCCAAAGATACGATGCTTAAGATTCGAGATCTTCTGATGAACGAATCGGATAAATTCAAAGGAGGAATTCCGAATGTATTGTTGACGAATACTCCTCCCGAAAAATTAGAGGAGGAATCTGAAAAGTACTACAACGACGTTTATCGTTATATCAGGATATCTCCCGTGCAGAGAAAGTTCCTGTTTCAGTTTTTGGAAACCGCGGAAAAAAACGGAGTCAAAGTGGTACTTTGGTCCCCTCTTCTTTATGAAGGATTGGAAAAGAGGGTGAAATCCGCGGAGTTTTATCCTACCTGGGAGAAACTCCATAAACAGATTATATCAGAATTTAAGAATGTATATTCCCTGGATATGAACGATTTTCGTACTGAAGTGAAATGTAGAAAGTATATTGATTCTCATCATTTAAGTGGGGGTTGTTATCCCGAACCTACGGCAATTTTGATTGATCGATTGGACGTACAAAGATGA
- a CDS encoding MBOAT family O-acyltransferase, translating to MIFTSTLFLLFFLCVYILYWAYDGKNYREWVIVIASLVFYATWSVPFLFHLLGILYINYLAIRSLFKRKSLGVLRAIVVLDLINLGVFKYFYFFTDNFYVWTGWSFLDQRNFGFQIILPLAISFYTFQIIAFVVDVYRGKITNDCGLFRFVLFILFFPQLVAGPIMRHQDFFPILDKVRIKPSYVYAGLYLLGLGIAKKILVADNIASLIDPVYRNPSEYDGHSLFLAVQGFTWQVYCDFSGYTDIARGCAFLLGFNIPVNFRAPFFGQNVQDLWRRWHITLATWLRDYIYIPLGGSRASEPRVYLNLIITFTLGGFWHGASWTYVVWGFWHGLWLVIDRLMDRIGIPKLPEKGFVWWLIRAFIVYSIFMIGAVFFRSHSLADAWYILFYGVQWVTEPSKLVLRTDLLVPFLVAGILLHTLEYFEKGLRFYFKYQKILISVFLILLVLLLSNYAGKGQDFIYFQF from the coding sequence GTGATCTTTACCTCTACTCTCTTTCTTCTGTTCTTTCTTTGTGTTTATATACTTTATTGGGCTTACGACGGAAAAAACTATAGGGAATGGGTGATCGTAATCGCTTCTTTGGTTTTTTACGCGACTTGGAGTGTTCCGTTTCTATTTCATTTATTAGGAATTCTTTATATCAATTATTTGGCGATTCGAAGTTTGTTTAAAAGGAAAAGTCTCGGAGTTTTAAGGGCGATCGTCGTTTTGGATTTGATCAACCTTGGCGTTTTTAAATACTTCTATTTTTTTACGGATAACTTCTACGTTTGGACGGGCTGGAGCTTTTTAGACCAGAGAAACTTCGGGTTTCAGATTATTCTCCCACTTGCGATCAGTTTTTATACGTTTCAGATCATAGCGTTTGTCGTGGATGTCTATCGCGGTAAGATTACGAACGATTGTGGCCTTTTTCGGTTTGTTCTGTTTATCCTTTTTTTTCCTCAGCTGGTCGCAGGGCCGATTATGAGGCACCAAGATTTTTTCCCGATCTTGGATAAGGTAAGAATCAAACCCTCTTACGTTTATGCGGGTTTGTATCTTTTGGGACTTGGAATCGCGAAAAAGATTTTAGTCGCCGATAATATTGCATCTTTGATAGATCCTGTGTATCGGAACCCTTCCGAATACGACGGTCATTCCCTTTTCCTAGCCGTCCAAGGATTTACTTGGCAAGTTTATTGCGACTTTAGTGGTTATACCGATATCGCTCGAGGTTGTGCTTTTCTTTTGGGTTTTAACATTCCTGTAAATTTTCGTGCTCCGTTTTTCGGCCAAAACGTTCAAGATCTTTGGAGAAGATGGCACATTACTCTAGCCACGTGGCTTCGGGATTATATATATATTCCGCTCGGGGGCTCTAGGGCTTCGGAGCCCAGGGTATATCTGAACTTGATCATAACGTTCACGTTAGGCGGCTTTTGGCACGGGGCCAGTTGGACTTATGTGGTTTGGGGGTTCTGGCATGGCTTATGGTTGGTGATTGATCGGCTCATGGATCGGATCGGTATTCCTAAATTACCGGAAAAAGGATTTGTGTGGTGGCTCATTCGGGCCTTTATTGTGTATTCGATTTTTATGATCGGTGCCGTGTTTTTCCGATCTCACTCTTTGGCGGACGCTTGGTATATCTTATTTTATGGAGTCCAATGGGTAACCGAACCTTCGAAATTGGTTTTGAGAACCGATTTACTCGTTCCTTTTTTGGTCGCGGGGATTTTACTCCACACTTTGGAATATTTCGAAAAAGGGCTTCGGTTTTATTTTAAATATCAGAAAATTCTAATTTCCGTTTTTCTAATTTTATTGGTACTGCTTCTTTCCAATTACGCGGGTAAGGGTCAGGACTTTATCTATTTTCAGTTTTAA
- a CDS encoding SGNH/GDSL hydrolase family protein, which yields MKEYLAFFKDPKFWIPVLILIFLETGMQFGCYRPFLKKNSYAANVLRITNHVLDKRKELDPDVLVVGTSVAYQGLSIPMLNRELAPLGKKIQSIAIPGTELIVQDLAVLKTLPHFKNVRTVIHVFEITTPWVGQKFLNLHTLAMISEFDRSKVYPRIYDFGYDVNTDDLIYITLKSIAYRRDIQDLILSPSKRIKDIGKRFKKENHHPWDYENSYREKISMYPIADVPDCVAKTNPANGLPIPEGSDRFHKKAIFDTCIIASNPLTHANEDEVTKQYFDRLKILHDEIRRIGKENGQDIRIVGVVAPYSQLIQQWRLPERNEVWKRELARIYPYDPIPLLDYQDILDGPDNGDYYYDLIHLNSIGMQKLTIAFAKDLKALLKEENK from the coding sequence ATGAAAGAATACCTTGCATTTTTCAAAGACCCCAAATTTTGGATTCCGGTCTTAATTCTGATTTTTTTAGAAACTGGGATGCAGTTCGGTTGTTACCGACCTTTTTTAAAAAAGAATTCCTATGCGGCTAACGTCTTGAGAATTACGAATCACGTTCTTGATAAACGAAAAGAATTGGATCCGGATGTTTTGGTTGTCGGAACATCAGTAGCTTATCAGGGTTTGTCCATTCCGATGCTAAACAGGGAACTTGCCCCCTTAGGTAAAAAGATTCAATCGATTGCGATTCCAGGGACGGAGTTGATCGTCCAGGACTTAGCGGTTTTGAAAACTCTTCCTCATTTCAAAAACGTAAGGACCGTAATCCACGTATTCGAGATTACGACTCCTTGGGTTGGCCAAAAGTTTTTGAACTTGCATACGCTTGCGATGATTTCCGAATTTGATCGTTCGAAAGTATATCCTAGAATTTACGATTTCGGTTACGACGTAAACACGGACGATCTTATCTACATCACTTTGAAGTCGATCGCGTATAGAAGGGATATTCAGGACCTGATTTTAAGTCCTTCCAAAAGAATCAAAGATATAGGGAAACGTTTTAAAAAAGAGAATCATCATCCTTGGGACTACGAAAATTCTTATCGAGAAAAGATCAGCATGTATCCAATTGCGGACGTTCCCGATTGTGTCGCAAAGACCAACCCTGCCAACGGTCTTCCGATTCCGGAAGGTTCGGATCGATTTCATAAAAAGGCGATCTTCGATACTTGCATCATTGCAAGTAATCCGCTGACTCATGCGAACGAAGACGAGGTGACAAAACAATACTTCGATCGACTCAAAATTCTTCACGACGAAATTCGAAGAATCGGAAAGGAGAACGGTCAAGACATTCGGATCGTCGGGGTTGTTGCCCCTTACAGCCAGCTCATTCAACAATGGAGACTTCCGGAAAGAAACGAGGTTTGGAAAAGGGAACTCGCAAGAATTTATCCTTACGATCCGATTCCGTTACTCGATTACCAGGATATTTTGGACGGTCCGGATAACGGGGACTATTATTATGATTTGATTCACCTCAATTCGATCGGGATGCAAAAGTTGACGATTGCATTTGCAAAAGATTTAAAAGCTCTTCTCAAAGAGGAAAACAAGTGA
- a CDS encoding MBOAT family O-acyltransferase: protein MLFNSLHFLFFFPVVLVINHLLKGKIQRIFLLGASFYFYMSWRKEFIILLLYSIVIDYFVSLKIQTAASGSKKRKIWLLLSLVTNLGLLAYFKYTNFLLGVVNDLTPVAGFKFAYYDIVLPVGISFYTFQSLSYTIDVYRGQIEAKKSFLDFALYVSFFPQLVAGPIVRAQTFFRDLEFPLPVQKEDIQIAFCQILIGFTRKIVFADNLAKVVDSTFANYATLNPIEIWTGALAFGWQIYFDFAGYTDIAIGVARLFGYKFDPNFNFPMVARNITDHWSRWHISFSTWIRDYIFIPLGGSRGTALLTYRNIFITWFFAGVWHGAAYHFISWGVWQGVMIFAHREYAKTKIATLLNEKGGFVYDICARIFTMFCLTFGFVMFRAETMEKAVSMMKSLLFFGSEGFVGVKQYSNYTYGILLFFCFVASYIFAKNNIEKIVLSRWKFVLFFLANVFMLLVFGITESQSFLYFAF, encoded by the coding sequence ATGCTTTTTAACTCGCTTCACTTTCTGTTTTTCTTTCCCGTTGTACTCGTCATCAATCATTTGCTCAAGGGGAAGATCCAAAGAATTTTTCTTCTCGGAGCCAGCTTTTATTTTTATATGTCCTGGAGAAAAGAATTCATCATTCTTTTGCTCTATTCGATCGTTATCGATTATTTTGTTTCTCTCAAAATCCAAACCGCGGCTTCCGGTTCAAAAAAAAGAAAAATTTGGCTTTTGTTGTCCCTCGTTACAAATCTGGGATTACTCGCTTACTTTAAGTATACGAACTTTCTTTTAGGGGTTGTGAACGATCTTACTCCCGTCGCCGGATTTAAGTTTGCGTATTACGATATCGTTCTTCCCGTGGGGATTTCTTTTTATACGTTTCAATCTTTAAGTTATACGATCGATGTGTATCGAGGACAAATAGAAGCGAAAAAATCCTTTTTAGATTTCGCTCTTTATGTTTCCTTCTTTCCTCAGTTGGTTGCGGGGCCGATTGTTCGCGCGCAGACGTTCTTTCGGGATTTGGAATTTCCTCTTCCGGTTCAAAAGGAAGACATACAAATTGCGTTTTGTCAGATCCTTATCGGGTTCACACGTAAGATTGTTTTTGCGGACAATCTCGCAAAGGTCGTGGATTCCACATTTGCAAATTATGCGACTCTCAATCCGATTGAAATTTGGACCGGAGCGCTCGCATTCGGTTGGCAGATTTACTTCGACTTTGCGGGTTATACGGACATTGCAATCGGTGTGGCGCGTCTTTTCGGATATAAGTTCGATCCGAACTTTAATTTTCCCATGGTCGCGAGAAACATCACGGATCACTGGTCTCGTTGGCACATTTCTTTTTCCACTTGGATTCGGGATTATATCTTCATTCCGCTTGGGGGATCGAGAGGAACGGCCCTTCTAACTTACAGAAACATTTTCATCACTTGGTTTTTTGCCGGAGTCTGGCACGGGGCGGCGTATCATTTTATCAGTTGGGGAGTCTGGCAAGGGGTTATGATTTTTGCACATAGGGAATATGCCAAAACAAAGATCGCCACCTTACTGAACGAAAAGGGAGGATTTGTCTACGATATCTGCGCTAGAATTTTTACGATGTTTTGCCTAACGTTTGGGTTTGTCATGTTTCGCGCTGAAACAATGGAAAAAGCCGTTTCCATGATGAAATCTCTTCTTTTTTTCGGTTCGGAAGGGTTTGTGGGGGTTAAGCAGTATTCGAACTATACCTACGGAATTCTTTTGTTCTTTTGTTTTGTGGCCTCCTATATATTCGCAAAAAATAATATAGAAAAAATCGTTTTAAGTCGATGGAAGTTCGTTCTATTCTTCCTCGCAAACGTCTTTATGCTTTTGGTTTTCGGTATTACGGAAAGCCAGAGTTTCCTCTACTTCGCGTTTTAG